In Fluviispira sanaruensis, a genomic segment contains:
- the pstA gene encoding phosphate ABC transporter permease PstA: MKRIQVLRKIKNNTFTFLCVLAVLFGITILSSIFYALLMKGLPALNWNFFVMDTPPPEHTGGGLRNAIVGSFIITVLAVAVATPVGIFAATYLSEYVRGKKIASTIRFVNDVWLSAPSIIVGLFVYTVFVHPMGNYSALAGAISLAMIACPIITRSTEDMLNLVPNELREAAIALGLPKWRVIIHIAWKASKQGILTGILLAVARISGETAPLLFTSLNNQFWSTSLVQPIANLPVTIYQFAMSPYSNWQELAWGGALLITVIVLFLNILTRYFAKPGGNRS; this comes from the coding sequence ATGAAAAGAATTCAGGTTTTAAGAAAAATAAAAAATAATACTTTTACGTTTTTATGTGTTTTAGCAGTGCTCTTTGGTATTACAATATTAAGTTCTATTTTTTATGCTTTGTTGATGAAAGGTTTACCAGCGCTGAATTGGAATTTCTTTGTGATGGATACCCCACCACCTGAACACACAGGAGGGGGATTGCGCAATGCCATTGTGGGAAGCTTTATAATCACAGTTTTAGCTGTGGCAGTAGCAACTCCTGTTGGTATTTTTGCCGCAACCTATTTATCCGAGTATGTGCGTGGTAAAAAAATTGCATCAACAATTCGTTTTGTAAATGATGTTTGGTTAAGCGCTCCATCTATTATAGTTGGATTATTTGTTTATACAGTTTTTGTCCATCCTATGGGCAATTACTCTGCACTTGCGGGGGCTATTTCCCTCGCAATGATTGCATGCCCCATCATCACTCGAAGCACCGAAGATATGCTCAATCTCGTTCCCAATGAACTGCGTGAAGCTGCAATTGCTCTTGGCCTACCAAAATGGCGTGTCATTATCCACATTGCTTGGAAGGCATCAAAACAAGGGATTTTAACAGGGATTTTGCTTGCTGTTGCCCGTATTTCTGGAGAAACAGCACCTCTGCTCTTTACCTCCTTGAATAACCAGTTTTGGAGCACGAGTCTTGTTCAACCCATCGCAAATTTACCAGTGACAATTTATCAATTTGCCATGAGTCCATATAGCAATTGGCAAGAGCTCGCATGGGGTGGGGCGCTCCTTATTACTGTCATAGTTTTATTTTTAAATATCTTAACACGCTATTTTGCAAAACCTGGGGGAAATCGTTCATGA
- the pstC gene encoding phosphate ABC transporter permease subunit PstC — protein MGDLVFSNLTKAFSWLAFLLLICVFLSLIVASAPALHAFGFQFLISDSWDPVNGDFGALSAISGTLMTSIIAMFIGVPLSIGIAVFISEISKGKIAKIVRTLIDLMAGIPSIIYGMWGLLVLAPFLADYIQPQVSDFVQDIPYINILFGGPPLGIGIFTAGLILAIMIIPYISSTLIEMFRSVPPVLKEAAYGIGATRFEVVRKVIFPYVRKGMIGSLMLGLGRALGETMAVTFVIGNAKQLTASLFMPGTTISASIANEFNEATGRLYPASLLELGVILFILSCLILGFARLFLLKINKKSAGA, from the coding sequence TTGGGCGATCTGGTTTTCTCTAACTTAACAAAAGCTTTTTCTTGGCTCGCGTTTTTGTTGTTAATTTGTGTTTTTTTATCCTTGATAGTTGCAAGTGCTCCTGCTTTGCATGCCTTTGGCTTTCAATTTCTGATCAGCGATTCCTGGGATCCCGTAAATGGAGATTTCGGGGCTCTGAGTGCCATCAGTGGCACCCTCATGACTTCTATTATTGCTATGTTCATCGGAGTGCCTTTAAGTATTGGTATCGCAGTGTTTATTTCAGAAATTTCCAAAGGGAAAATAGCTAAAATCGTGAGAACGCTGATTGACCTCATGGCAGGTATTCCAAGCATTATCTATGGTATGTGGGGCCTTTTAGTTCTAGCACCCTTTTTAGCCGATTATATTCAACCTCAAGTCAGTGATTTCGTGCAAGATATTCCATATATTAATATTTTGTTTGGAGGACCTCCGCTCGGCATTGGTATTTTCACAGCGGGTCTTATTTTAGCCATCATGATCATCCCCTATATTTCTTCAACTCTTATTGAAATGTTCCGCTCCGTGCCACCTGTTCTGAAAGAGGCTGCTTATGGCATAGGTGCAACCCGCTTTGAGGTTGTCCGCAAAGTTATTTTTCCTTACGTGCGAAAAGGAATGATTGGGAGTCTTATGCTTGGTCTAGGCAGAGCTCTCGGTGAAACGATGGCTGTTACGTTTGTAATCGGTAACGCAAAGCAATTAACTGCTTCTTTATTCATGCCAGGTACTACAATCTCAGCTTCTATTGCCAATGAATTTAATGAAGCAACGGGTCGTTTGTACCCAGCATCGCTACTTGAACTTGGAGTTATTCTTTTTATTTTATCTTGTCTTATCTTAGGCTTTGCTAGGCTTTTTTTATTAAAAATTAATAAAAAAAGTGCGGGAGCGTAA
- the pstS gene encoding phosphate ABC transporter substrate-binding protein PstS: MFSNVTRLIALTVACSSGFLAHATNLVTGAGSTFIAPVLYKWSSEYNKETKIKINYQSTGSGAGLKQIEAKIVDFGASDMPLKNEELEKKNLLQFPAVIGGIVPVVNIDGITKGKLVLDAKTLAEIYSGKIKKWDDKRIQDLNPNVKLSNKAITVVYRSDASGTTFNFTYFLDKASEGEWKAGTGTAVSWPAGVTGFGGKGNEGVTSMVKRAPGSIGYVEYAYALQNKLAWVRLKNAAGKVVPQIETSDLENSAKVSEAFKKSFQAAALNAEWETTPGMYILLANQKGEHSWPITASTFVLLHKDQDNVETGKDVLKFFHYVFYHGSKSAELLDYIPIPEKTYKFIEKKWSEEIKASKDKSPIWVKQGT, encoded by the coding sequence ATTTTTTCTAATGTAACACGTTTAATTGCATTGACAGTAGCTTGTTCGAGCGGATTCTTAGCACATGCTACAAATCTTGTTACCGGAGCTGGTTCAACTTTTATTGCCCCAGTTTTATATAAATGGTCATCTGAATACAATAAAGAAACAAAAATAAAGATAAATTATCAATCCACTGGATCAGGCGCCGGACTCAAACAAATCGAAGCAAAAATAGTAGATTTTGGTGCTTCTGACATGCCTCTCAAAAATGAAGAACTTGAAAAGAAAAACTTATTGCAATTTCCTGCAGTTATTGGTGGTATTGTTCCTGTAGTAAATATTGACGGTATAACAAAAGGCAAATTGGTTCTCGACGCAAAAACCTTAGCAGAAATTTACAGTGGCAAAATTAAAAAATGGGATGATAAACGCATTCAAGATCTCAACCCCAACGTTAAATTATCCAATAAAGCCATTACAGTTGTGTATCGATCCGATGCCTCCGGTACAACTTTTAACTTCACTTATTTTCTTGATAAAGCAAGCGAAGGTGAGTGGAAAGCAGGTACAGGGACAGCTGTATCATGGCCCGCTGGCGTAACAGGCTTCGGTGGTAAAGGCAATGAAGGCGTAACCTCTATGGTGAAAAGAGCGCCTGGCTCTATTGGCTATGTTGAATATGCTTATGCTTTGCAAAACAAACTTGCATGGGTTCGCCTAAAGAATGCAGCTGGAAAAGTTGTTCCACAGATCGAAACGAGCGATCTCGAGAATTCTGCTAAAGTAAGCGAAGCCTTTAAGAAATCTTTTCAAGCTGCGGCTCTCAATGCTGAATGGGAAACAACCCCTGGAATGTATATTTTGCTTGCCAATCAAAAAGGTGAGCACTCTTGGCCTATTACAGCTTCCACATTTGTACTTCTCCATAAAGATCAAGACAATGTGGAAACGGGCAAAGATGTATTAAAATTCTTTCATTATGTCTTTTATCATGGGTCGAAATCAGCAGAATTATTAGACTATATACCTATTCCTGAAAAGACTTACAAATTTATTGAAAAAAAATGGTCTGAAGAGATAAAAGCGAGTAAAGACAAATCACCTATTTGGGTAAAGCAAGGAACTTAA
- a CDS encoding diphthine--ammonia ligase, whose product MEQKNLFCMWSGGHDSCLALYYAQKTNHVKCIITPIMETNVGYRSQGLSPHILRAQADLLEIPLLIFNTSFQEFEKNYEMTIASLKKHKIEGGFYSEITQEERKHLNEIICERQNMKGFFPLWQKSKEAALSELLELGFKAKIIAINEKNLTRDFLGKNLDKDIIEEFRNRKIDIWGENGEFQTILHEAPFFKENLILKEGDINLRNGYWALDISIVNAN is encoded by the coding sequence TTGGAACAAAAAAACCTTTTTTGTATGTGGTCTGGAGGCCATGACAGCTGTTTAGCACTTTATTATGCACAAAAAACAAATCATGTTAAATGTATAATTACACCCATTATGGAAACTAACGTTGGCTATCGATCTCAAGGTTTGTCTCCGCATATTTTACGGGCGCAAGCAGATCTACTCGAAATTCCTTTGCTCATTTTTAATACATCTTTTCAAGAGTTTGAAAAAAATTACGAAATGACAATCGCTTCCTTAAAAAAACATAAAATTGAAGGTGGATTTTATAGCGAAATAACTCAAGAAGAGCGCAAACATTTAAATGAAATTATTTGCGAGCGACAAAATATGAAAGGTTTTTTCCCTTTGTGGCAAAAAAGCAAAGAAGCAGCCCTCTCGGAATTACTTGAATTGGGCTTTAAAGCAAAGATCATTGCCATCAATGAAAAAAATTTAACGAGAGATTTTCTCGGCAAGAATTTAGACAAAGATATAATTGAAGAATTTCGCAATCGAAAAATAGATATTTGGGGAGAAAACGGAGAATTTCAAACAATTTTACATGAAGCACCTTTCTTTAAAGAAAATCTTATATTAAAAGAAGGTGATATCAATTTACGCAACGGATATTGGGCATTGGATATTTCTATAGTAAATGCAAATTAA
- a CDS encoding M3 family oligoendopeptidase yields MIQGPSWDNSQEYPAITSKEFDHDLQTVLQAITQIEELSKTISEHIKDIEKISLEKSKEIIKNAQEIYKIYDMANKLAMNLSTYTHCILSVNGKDELAKQMMVKCQGLHAHLAQAYKPLALFLILAPDNLIEEYLKNEKTKEQKFQIEHERKTKETLLSLEEETLITSLATDGHTAWDNLYNNISTLIECDVHFPTGNEKMGVAKANALLQDADNKVRRAAYNAIQHGWEKNAEVCAQALNSLAGWRHTLCKKRSTKVPQNFLSTPLHDNRMSAETLDTMFSVIHEGKELGQKALRLKAKAAGLKQLHPSDLFAPPPKYGIAEAQTKFTFEEGLQIVIDAFADVDPKMGEFAEMMHKNKWIEGRVGNNKCPGAYCTTFEKSTTPRVYMTYMGGLGDISTLAHELGHAFHSWVMRDLPQVQTAYPMNLAETASLFAETVVSNALMKKAKTKEEQFPIAFNNAENAASFLLNIPARFRFEKEFYEMRLNQNLSVDDFKQLMEKSWKFYYGDTLSEMNTYFWASKLHFYISDLSFYNFPYSFGYLFSLGVYAQREKLTKDFYKNYINLLRDTARMTTEDLVKTHLNEDIKKPEFWRGSLKIIENQIAHLEKILN; encoded by the coding sequence ATGATTCAAGGACCAAGTTGGGATAACTCACAAGAATATCCTGCAATTACGAGTAAAGAATTTGATCATGATCTTCAGACTGTTCTGCAAGCAATCACGCAGATTGAAGAGTTATCGAAAACGATTTCCGAGCATATAAAAGATATCGAAAAAATCTCCCTAGAAAAATCAAAAGAAATTATCAAAAATGCCCAAGAAATATACAAAATATATGACATGGCCAATAAACTGGCAATGAATTTGTCTACATATACGCATTGTATTTTATCTGTAAATGGTAAGGATGAACTCGCTAAACAAATGATGGTAAAATGCCAAGGGCTGCATGCACATCTTGCTCAGGCTTACAAACCTTTAGCTCTTTTTCTTATTTTAGCACCTGATAATTTGATCGAAGAGTATTTAAAAAATGAGAAAACTAAAGAACAAAAATTTCAAATTGAACATGAAAGAAAAACAAAAGAAACTCTTTTAAGTCTCGAAGAAGAAACTCTGATCACTTCACTTGCCACCGATGGACACACTGCATGGGATAATTTGTATAATAATATATCTACTCTCATTGAATGCGATGTTCATTTTCCTACAGGCAACGAAAAAATGGGTGTGGCCAAAGCCAACGCATTGTTACAAGACGCAGATAATAAAGTGAGAAGAGCAGCTTACAATGCCATCCAACATGGGTGGGAAAAAAATGCTGAAGTCTGTGCACAGGCACTCAATTCCCTTGCGGGCTGGCGGCACACCTTGTGCAAAAAACGTTCTACTAAAGTCCCACAAAACTTTCTCAGCACCCCACTTCACGACAACAGAATGAGTGCTGAAACCCTCGACACAATGTTCTCAGTCATTCACGAAGGCAAGGAATTAGGGCAGAAAGCCTTGCGCCTGAAAGCCAAAGCAGCAGGACTAAAGCAGCTACACCCAAGCGATCTTTTTGCCCCGCCCCCCAAATATGGCATTGCAGAAGCGCAGACAAAATTTACGTTTGAGGAAGGTCTGCAAATCGTCATCGATGCTTTTGCAGATGTCGACCCCAAAATGGGCGAATTTGCTGAAATGATGCATAAAAATAAATGGATTGAAGGCCGTGTGGGTAACAACAAATGCCCAGGGGCTTACTGTACAACCTTTGAAAAATCGACAACGCCGCGGGTTTATATGACCTATATGGGTGGTCTGGGTGATATCTCGACCCTTGCCCATGAACTGGGCCATGCATTTCATAGCTGGGTGATGCGTGATTTGCCACAGGTACAAACAGCTTATCCAATGAATCTTGCAGAAACTGCAAGTCTTTTTGCAGAAACAGTCGTCAGCAACGCTCTGATGAAAAAAGCCAAAACCAAGGAAGAGCAATTTCCCATTGCCTTCAATAATGCTGAAAATGCAGCTTCTTTTTTACTCAATATCCCAGCACGTTTCCGTTTTGAAAAAGAATTTTATGAAATGCGTCTCAATCAGAACTTAAGTGTTGATGATTTTAAGCAATTGATGGAAAAATCTTGGAAGTTTTATTATGGCGACACTCTCAGCGAAATGAATACGTATTTTTGGGCAAGTAAATTGCATTTTTATATATCAGATTTAAGCTTTTATAATTTCCCTTATTCATTTGGTTATTTGTTTAGCTTAGGTGTTTATGCTCAAAGAGAAAAGCTTACCAAGGATTTTTATAAAAATTATATAAATTTATTGCGAGATACTGCTCGTATGACAACAGAAGATTTGGTTAAAACCCACCTGAATGAAGACATTAAAAAACCTGAATTCTGGCGAGGCAGCTTAAAAATAATTGAAAATCAAATTGCGCATTTAGAAAAAATATTAAATTAA
- a CDS encoding ABC transporter substrate-binding protein produces the protein MSKRYILIIACASVILFVLFFIFIKNKKPSASVELGSQSVTLLLDWMPNTNHTGFYVGKIRGFYEKLGIDLKILNPTQTTATTLVGTGKADFGISYANDIIYARNMGVPVVSIAAIIQANTSCFVWRKSANISDIKGFEGKRYGGWGSPEENATLKYVMENNGADFSKVQMLTTGTQDFLQATVKNVDFTWEYLGWNILAAQLKNVEIETYCPADQFPVFDKPSPLIITSEKMIKENPEKVRAFLQATAEGFNIAIEKPSEAAADFLQAVPELDPNLVKKSAEFLANLYKANADKWGTQDMKKFNLYAKWMQDVELIKEIPKTESYINNKFLP, from the coding sequence ATGTCAAAAAGATATATCCTAATTATTGCTTGCGCCAGTGTCATTTTGTTTGTTCTGTTTTTTATTTTCATTAAGAATAAAAAGCCTAGTGCAAGTGTGGAGCTAGGGTCTCAGTCTGTTACTTTGCTGTTGGATTGGATGCCCAATACAAATCATACTGGATTTTATGTTGGAAAAATAAGGGGTTTTTATGAGAAATTGGGGATTGATCTAAAAATTTTAAATCCAACCCAAACGACAGCGACGACATTGGTTGGAACAGGCAAAGCCGATTTTGGCATTAGTTATGCAAATGATATAATTTATGCGCGAAATATGGGCGTTCCAGTCGTATCAATTGCTGCTATTATTCAAGCGAATACTTCCTGCTTTGTTTGGAGAAAATCAGCGAATATTTCGGATATTAAAGGGTTTGAAGGGAAAAGGTATGGAGGTTGGGGAAGCCCCGAAGAAAATGCAACATTAAAATATGTAATGGAAAATAACGGCGCTGATTTTTCAAAAGTGCAAATGCTCACGACAGGGACGCAGGATTTTCTGCAAGCGACTGTAAAAAATGTTGATTTTACCTGGGAGTATTTAGGTTGGAATATCCTTGCAGCCCAATTAAAAAATGTAGAAATAGAGACATATTGTCCTGCCGATCAATTTCCTGTGTTCGATAAACCATCTCCACTCATAATCACTAGCGAAAAAATGATAAAAGAAAATCCAGAAAAAGTAAGGGCTTTTCTCCAAGCCACTGCTGAAGGATTTAATATTGCTATTGAAAAGCCAAGCGAAGCCGCAGCTGATTTTTTGCAAGCCGTGCCAGAGCTCGACCCTAATTTAGTAAAAAAATCGGCAGAATTTTTAGCGAATTTATATAAAGCAAATGCTGATAAATGGGGAACGCAAGATATGAAAAAGTTCAATCTTTATGCTAAATGGATGCAAGATGTCGAACTTATAAAAGAGATCCCAAAAACAGAAAGCTATATCAATAATAAATTTTTACCTTAA